In Polynucleobacter sp. TUM22923, one genomic interval encodes:
- the grpE gene encoding nucleotide exchange factor GrpE, translating to MTQEIPNPSPDQENVVDQTQAEISPENIEVKTPEQEIAELNQQLTEMQDTYLRAKAEGENIRRRAAEDVTKAHKFAIEGFAEHLVPVADSLYAALTAEAVDAKAFKEGLEITLKQLLSAFEKGRMTELNPAVGEKFDPHHHQAIASIASDQEANTVISVLQRGYSIADRILRPALVTVSAPK from the coding sequence ATGACCCAAGAAATCCCAAATCCATCACCTGATCAGGAAAATGTCGTCGATCAAACTCAGGCCGAGATCAGCCCCGAGAATATCGAGGTGAAAACGCCAGAGCAGGAAATTGCAGAGCTCAATCAACAATTGACGGAGATGCAAGATACTTATTTGCGTGCCAAGGCTGAAGGTGAAAACATTCGTCGCCGTGCTGCGGAAGACGTGACAAAAGCGCATAAATTCGCCATTGAGGGTTTCGCTGAGCATCTTGTGCCTGTAGCCGATAGCCTGTATGCCGCCCTTACCGCTGAGGCAGTCGATGCCAAGGCCTTTAAGGAGGGCTTAGAAATTACCCTCAAACAGTTGTTATCTGCCTTCGAAAAGGGCCGTATGACTGAATTAAACCCTGCTGTGGGCGAGAAGTTTGATCCGCACCACCACCAAGCGATTGCATCTATTGCTTCGGATCAAGAGGCTAATACCGTGATTTCAGTTCTCCAAAGGGGGTATTCCATTGCAGATCGGATTTTGCGCCCCGCCTTAGTGACGGTCAGCGCACCCAAGTAA
- the hemH gene encoding ferrochelatase produces MNSNPHLRSTKTAVLLLNLGTPDAPTAKAVRVYLKEFLSDPRVVEIPRVIWWCILNGIILPIRSGASAKKYASIWLPKLGSPLMHYSRLQAKELGEKFAEHGQTVLVDLAMRYGQPSTQHVLEALKAQGMERLLLLPLYPQYSATTSASSFDEVFRVLSTWRDQPELRLIKHYHDNPAYISALRDQVLGAWDKDGRPDFDKGDRLVMSFHGLPKRNLMKGDPYHCECLKTGRLLGESLGLVPGQYLVTFQSRFGRAEWLKPYTAPAIEQLGKEGCQRIDIFCPGFPVDCLETLEEIAMEAREIFLEHGGKDYRYIPCLNSNPKWIDAMYEIAHQHLAGWSLGVESEAALAERDRLAELAKASIA; encoded by the coding sequence GTGAATTCAAACCCCCATTTACGCTCTACCAAAACAGCCGTATTGTTGTTGAACCTAGGGACTCCTGATGCGCCTACTGCAAAAGCAGTTAGAGTTTATTTAAAAGAATTCTTATCCGATCCCCGCGTAGTAGAAATTCCGCGTGTGATTTGGTGGTGCATCTTGAATGGCATCATTTTGCCCATTCGCAGTGGCGCTTCGGCCAAAAAATATGCCTCTATTTGGCTGCCTAAATTAGGCTCGCCCTTGATGCACTATTCACGCCTACAGGCAAAAGAGCTGGGCGAAAAATTTGCCGAGCATGGGCAAACAGTTTTAGTGGATTTGGCGATGCGCTATGGTCAGCCCTCTACGCAGCATGTCCTTGAGGCCTTAAAGGCACAGGGTATGGAGCGACTTTTATTGCTCCCACTCTATCCACAATATTCCGCAACAACTTCGGCTTCTAGTTTTGATGAGGTATTTCGAGTGCTTAGCACTTGGCGCGATCAACCAGAATTACGTCTCATCAAGCACTACCATGACAACCCAGCCTATATTTCGGCTTTACGTGATCAAGTGCTGGGGGCTTGGGATAAAGATGGTCGCCCAGACTTTGATAAAGGCGATCGCTTGGTCATGTCATTTCATGGGCTGCCCAAAAGAAATCTAATGAAGGGTGACCCTTACCACTGCGAGTGCTTAAAAACAGGCCGCTTACTGGGCGAATCTTTAGGGCTGGTACCAGGCCAATATTTAGTCACTTTTCAGTCTCGTTTTGGAAGGGCTGAATGGCTAAAGCCATATACCGCTCCAGCAATTGAACAGCTGGGTAAAGAGGGCTGCCAAAGAATTGATATTTTCTGTCCTGGATTTCCGGTGGACTGTCTTGAAACTTTGGAGGAGATCGCGATGGAAGCGCGTGAGATTTTCTTAGAGCATGGCGGAAAGGATTACCGCTATATCCCCTGCTTGAACAGCAATCCCAAATGGATCGATGCTATGTATGAGATTGCCCATCAGCATTTAGCCGGCTGGTCTTTGGGTGTGGAATCTGAAGCAGCTTTAGCGGAGCGCGATCGTCTAGCGGAGTTAGCTAAAGCGAGCATTGCTTGA
- the hrcA gene encoding heat-inducible transcriptional repressor HrcA, whose translation MDDRSRALLKTLIERYIEEGQPIGSRTLSRFSGLDLSAATIRNVMADLEGMGLVTSPHTSAGRIPTPRGYRLFVDTMVTVRPLEEIAAREVEKGLLPDSPQRMLNSAAQILSNLTHFAGVVMTPKRAQVFKHIEFMRLGEGKILLIMVTPEGDVQNRILPTTQDYTPSQLVEAGNYINAQFAGKSFAQVRAHLVSDLDNLRTDISGLMALALHSGVSDYGMGQGDMLLSGERRLLNVGDLSANLDKLRKMFDMLEQKSVLMQLLDISSHADGIQIFIGGESDLLPYEDLAVISAPYSVDGQIVGTLGVIGPTRMAYDRVIPIVDITSKLLSGALSS comes from the coding sequence ATGGACGATCGTTCCCGCGCCTTACTTAAAACACTCATCGAGCGATACATCGAGGAGGGTCAACCTATTGGCTCGCGAACCCTTTCTCGATTCTCTGGATTAGACCTATCTGCGGCCACCATTCGCAACGTGATGGCTGATTTAGAGGGTATGGGACTAGTAACGAGCCCCCATACCTCTGCTGGACGTATTCCGACCCCACGTGGCTATCGTTTATTTGTTGACACCATGGTGACCGTGCGGCCCCTAGAGGAAATCGCCGCTCGCGAGGTAGAAAAAGGGCTTTTGCCGGATTCTCCCCAAAGAATGCTGAACTCAGCGGCGCAGATTTTGTCTAATTTGACCCATTTCGCCGGGGTTGTGATGACGCCTAAGCGGGCTCAGGTTTTTAAGCATATTGAATTTATGCGCCTAGGCGAGGGCAAAATTTTGCTGATTATGGTGACCCCCGAGGGTGACGTTCAGAATCGGATTTTGCCAACAACGCAAGATTACACGCCAAGCCAACTAGTCGAAGCTGGAAATTACATCAATGCACAGTTTGCTGGCAAGAGCTTTGCGCAGGTTCGCGCACATCTCGTTTCAGATCTCGATAACCTACGCACGGATATTTCAGGATTAATGGCATTAGCATTGCATAGTGGAGTGAGTGACTATGGGATGGGCCAGGGCGATATGCTGCTCTCAGGAGAGCGCCGCTTGTTAAATGTAGGCGATCTTAGTGCCAACTTAGATAAGTTACGCAAAATGTTCGACATGCTGGAGCAGAAGTCCGTACTGATGCAGTTATTAGATATCTCTAGCCATGCAGATGGCATCCAAATTTTTATTGGCGGTGAAAGTGATTTATTGCCTTATGAGGATTTGGCTGTTATCAGCGCACCTTATAGTGTTGATGGTCAAATCGTGGGCACCTTAGGTGTGATTGGTCCCACTCGTATGGCCTATGATCGCGTTATTCCGATTGTCGACATCACTTCTAAATTATTATCCGGTGCGTTAAGCTCCTAA